ACCGCAAGGCGGCTGGCGCTGCGCCACGGCGTGGCGGCGGTGGCGGCGGTCCACGCGGTGATCGGGGTGGCTTCTCGCGCGGCGATCGTGGCGGTGATCGCGGCGGCGATCGTGGTGGCTTCTCGCGCGGCGATCGGGGTGGCGACCGTGGCGACCGTGGCGATCGGGGCGGCCCGCGCGGTGGCCGGTAGTCATCACAAGGGTCGGAGATTGGATTGCAGGGGTGGACGAGCATCGTCCACCCTTTTGTGTGGTCCCCGATGCAGAATCAAGGCGCGGGTTGGGAAACAGCGCATGAGATTCTGGATTAGAAAGGGAAATATTAATATTTTGGGGGACACCCCAAACCCCGGCCTCGCTACGCGCGGCAGCGTCGATCTTGCACGCTGCCTTAGTTCGCGCTACACTCCCGTACCGTATGAATACTGCTCCCGCATCACGAGTCACGATCGTCGTCGTGTCGTATAACGTCTGCGCGCTGCTGCGCCAATGCCTGTCCTCGGCGGTCGCAGCCAAGCCGCCCGCCCAGGTGATCGTGGTGGATAACGCCTCGCACGACGGCAGCGTCGAGATGGTCCGCCGCGAGTTTCCCACGGTCATGCTGATCGCCAACAAGCGCAATCGCGGATTTGCGGCGGGCACGAACCAGGGGCTATGCCACGCGCTGGCGGCGGATCTGCCATCCGACTATGTGCTGCTGCTCAACCCCGATGCCTTCCTGCGTCGCGGCGCGCTGGCGGCGATGGTCGAATTCATGGACGAGCATCCGCGAGTTGGCGCGGTGGGCGCGCGACTCTTCTATCCCGACGGCAGGCCGCAGGAGGGCGCGTGGCATTTTCCGACGCTCTGGATGACGCTCTTGGATCTGTTTCCGCCGCGCGGCCCGCTGCTGGGGCGGCTGTATGCGTCCTCGCTCAACGGGCGCTACCGCGAGGAGCGCGGCAGCGATCCCTTCCCGATCGATCATCCGCTGGGCGCGGCAATGCTGCTGCGCCGCACGACGCTGGAGCAGGTTGGCCTGCTGGACGAAGGCTACTGGATGTACGTCGAGGAGGTCGACTGGTGCTACCGCTGTCGGCAGGCGGGCTGGGCGATCTGGCAGGTGCCGAGCGCCGAGGTGGTGCATGTCGCCGGAGCCAGCTCGCAGCAGTTCAAGGGCCGCAGCTTTGTCGCGCTGCACCGCAGCCGTCTGCGCTTTTTTGCCAAGCTCGGCAGCCCACGCCGCGAGCGCTGGAACCGGCGGATCGTGCGCGCCGGGATGCTCTGGGCGGCGCTGA
The DNA window shown above is from Herpetosiphonaceae bacterium and carries:
- a CDS encoding glycosyltransferase family 2 protein, which translates into the protein MNTAPASRVTIVVVSYNVCALLRQCLSSAVAAKPPAQVIVVDNASHDGSVEMVRREFPTVMLIANKRNRGFAAGTNQGLCHALAADLPSDYVLLLNPDAFLRRGALAAMVEFMDEHPRVGAVGARLFYPDGRPQEGAWHFPTLWMTLLDLFPPRGPLLGRLYASSLNGRYREERGSDPFPIDHPLGAAMLLRRTTLEQVGLLDEGYWMYVEEVDWCYRCRQAGWAIWQVPSAEVVHVAGASSQQFKGRSFVALHRSRLRFFAKLGSPRRERWNRRIVRAGMLWAALSAWRDRLRGRIGVEELRSRLLAYGQVLRLARGDD